In Ascaphus truei isolate aAscTru1 chromosome 12, aAscTru1.hap1, whole genome shotgun sequence, the following are encoded in one genomic region:
- the LOC142463802 gene encoding 4-galactosyl-N-acetylglucosaminide 3-alpha-L-fucosyltransferase FUT5-like, producing the protein MLVFTMESRGQSSFVRKIYYFFILQVTLSCVLFSFFRGSKNLVQETDRSIDSLLKPDDPLLLILLWTFSGQFPQNQCPHPFDTHGCTFTNNRSLYSLADAVIIHHDEVCNSRNNLPQIKRPAKQYWIWFDLESPTHSANLNFMDKLFNLTMSYRVDSDIFLPYGWLEKHNGSQNFSIPVKTKLVAWAVSHWNPNFRRVQYYEELKKHINIDRYGHNQMSLPREKHNEILSTYKFYLAFENSIHEDYITEKLWDNSLISGTVPVVMGPPRENYERFIPPDSFIHVDDFSTAQKLAAYLMELDKDDKRYQQYFNWRSRYRPVVNVYWMLQYCQACQALKEAPSYRAISSIAKWFK; encoded by the coding sequence ATGCTTGTCTTCACCATGGAGTCCAGAGGACAGTCATCCTTCGTGAGAAAGATCTATTATTTCTTCATCCTGCAAGTAACACTCTCAtgtgttttgttttctttctttcgAGGCAGCAAGAACCTTGTTCAGGAAACTGATCGATCGATTGATTCCCTTTTGAAACCAGACGACCCTCTGCTGCTTATTCTCCTATGGACATTCAGTGGGCAGTTTCCCCAAAACCAATGTCCACATCCCTTTGATACTCATGGTTGCACCTTCACAAACAATCGCAGCTTGTATTCCTTAGCGGATGCTGTTATTATCCACCACGATGAGGTTTGCAACTCTAGAAACAATTTACCCCAGATCAAAAGGCCAGCTAAACAGTATTGGATATGGTTTGACCTGGAgtccccaacccatagcgcaaaCCTTAACTTTATGGACAAACTCTTCAACCTCACCATGTCTTACCGGGTTGACTCCGATATCTTTCTTCCTTATGGCTGGCTGGAGAAGCATAATGGATCCCAGAACTTCAGCATCCCTGTGAAGACCAAGCTTGTGGCCTGGGCAGTCAGTCACTGGAATCCAAATTTCCGCAGGGTCCAATATTATGAGGAGCTGAAGAAACACATCAACATTGATAGATACGGGCATAATCAGATGTCTCTACCCAGGGAAAAACACAATGAAATTCTCTCTACATACAAGTTCTACCTGGCTTTTGAAAACTCTATTCATGAAGACTACATCACTGAGAAGCTTTGGGACAATTCACTCATCTCAGGGACTGTGCCGGTCGTAATGGGTCCTCCCCGTGAAAACTATGAGCGTTTTATACCTCCAGATTCATTTATCCATGTAGATGATTTCTCCACTGCCCAAAAACTGGCTGCTTATCTTATGGAGCTGGACAAGGATGATAAGAGATACCAGCAATATTTCAACTGGAGGTCCAGATATCGTCCAGTGGTCAACGTTTATTGGATGCTCCAGTACTGCCAAGCATGCCAAGCACTAAAAGAGGCACCTTCCTATAGGGCTATTTCAAGTATTGCCAAGTGGTTCAAATAA